A genomic stretch from Sulfurimonas sediminis includes:
- a CDS encoding cobalt-precorrin-4/precorrin-4 C(11)-methyltransferase, which yields MIKFVGAGPGDAELITVKGMKALQEAEVVLYTGSLVPRELLDWCQEGTIIENSADMSYEDIFSFIKKYADKNFVRLHTGDSSIYSTIAKQIEFLKNEKLDFEVIPGVTAAFGAAASAGIEYTIPGVSQTLIISRVEGRTPNPESLEQLLLNKHSSFAFYLSITLIQKLKETALKLGYAKETPCWVVEKATWADEKIYRGNIATIQEQVLHVKGVALIMFGEFLHQKPSQESHLYAKKYKQESQRRSKSL from the coding sequence ATGATTAAATTTGTAGGAGCAGGTCCGGGAGATGCCGAACTTATAACAGTAAAAGGTATGAAAGCTTTGCAAGAGGCTGAAGTAGTGCTTTATACCGGTTCTTTAGTACCGCGTGAACTCCTTGACTGGTGCCAAGAAGGCACGATTATAGAAAACTCGGCAGATATGAGTTATGAAGATATTTTTAGTTTTATCAAAAAATATGCCGATAAAAATTTTGTTCGACTTCATACAGGAGATAGCTCTATCTACTCAACCATTGCCAAACAGATAGAGTTTTTAAAAAATGAGAAGTTAGACTTTGAGGTTATTCCTGGAGTAACAGCAGCCTTTGGTGCAGCGGCATCAGCAGGTATTGAATATACTATTCCCGGAGTATCTCAAACGCTAATCATTTCTAGGGTTGAGGGGCGTACACCAAATCCGGAGAGTTTAGAACAGCTTCTCTTAAACAAACACTCTTCTTTTGCTTTTTATCTCTCTATCACTTTGATACAAAAGCTCAAAGAGACGGCACTAAAGCTTGGATATGCAAAGGAGACACCGTGTTGGGTTGTCGAAAAAGCCACTTGGGCAGATGAGAAAATTTATAGAGGGAACATTGCGACCATACAAGAGCAGGTCTTACATGTAAAAGGTGTCGCACTCATTATGTTTGGGGAATTTTTACATCAAAAGCCAAGCCAAGAGTCCCATTTGTATGCAAAAAAATATAAACAAGAGAGTCAAAGGAGATCAAAATCATTATGA
- a CDS encoding cobalt-precorrin 5A hydrolase, which produces MKIAIATINNPSLEAAKKLLPYLSEHECHVFNKAEEGGNFHKFNKVDDIMPTAWAEFDAIIFLMATGAVIRKIAPHLKDKATDPAVLIMTLNLQRVIPLLSGHLGGANELANELCEKIEGCVNFVTTASDQIKVLAFDMFAKKYGFSISNLKSLAEVSNAIINKKQVQVVTYPCMIEAVKAFEGYKEENFLFFMPDDLENLDESVPTVYITPQKLQNTALQIHPQKVVVGLGMNRGTSADEIAKAVTRFCFEHGVEKEQIVKFASFSAKADEAGLLEYAALQNKELEFFSEDAINALSQEFSPSQATKFFNIKGVAEPASLLASEQKTLFLSKRIYGAVTVAASF; this is translated from the coding sequence ATGAAAATAGCAATAGCAACCATTAATAACCCTTCATTAGAAGCGGCAAAAAAACTTTTACCTTATTTGAGTGAACATGAGTGTCATGTTTTTAACAAAGCCGAAGAGGGAGGAAACTTTCATAAATTTAATAAAGTCGATGATATTATGCCTACAGCTTGGGCGGAGTTTGATGCCATCATCTTTTTAATGGCAACGGGAGCGGTCATCCGAAAAATCGCCCCACACTTAAAAGACAAAGCAACTGACCCTGCTGTACTCATAATGACACTTAATTTACAAAGAGTTATTCCTCTGCTTTCAGGGCATTTAGGCGGAGCAAATGAACTTGCTAATGAGCTATGTGAGAAGATAGAAGGGTGCGTGAACTTTGTAACTACGGCAAGTGATCAGATAAAGGTTCTTGCCTTTGATATGTTTGCAAAAAAATATGGGTTTAGCATCAGCAATTTGAAGTCTTTGGCTGAGGTTTCTAATGCAATTATCAACAAAAAGCAGGTGCAGGTTGTCACTTACCCTTGTATGATAGAAGCAGTCAAAGCATTTGAGGGTTACAAAGAGGAAAATTTTCTTTTTTTCATGCCTGATGATTTAGAGAATTTGGACGAGAGTGTACCAACAGTTTACATCACTCCGCAAAAATTACAAAACACTGCTTTGCAGATTCATCCTCAAAAAGTTGTTGTAGGTTTGGGCATGAACAGAGGCACAAGTGCCGATGAGATAGCCAAAGCGGTAACGCGATTTTGCTTTGAACATGGAGTAGAAAAAGAGCAAATTGTAAAATTTGCCAGTTTTAGTGCAAAAGCAGATGAAGCAGGTTTATTGGAGTATGCTGCACTGCAAAACAAAGAGCTGGAATTTTTCAGTGAGGATGCTATCAATGCTCTGAGTCAAGAGTTTAGCCCCTCGCAGGCAACAAAGTTTTTCAACATCAAAGGCGTAGCAGAACCGGCTTCTTTGTTGGCGAGTGAGCAGAAAACACTTTTTTTAAGTAAAAGAATTTACGGTGCGGTTACAGTTGCCGCTTCATTTTAA